Proteins from a genomic interval of Yarrowia lipolytica chromosome 1E, complete sequence:
- a CDS encoding uncharacterized protein (Compare to YALI0E25179g, weakly similar to uniprot|O74852 Schizosaccharomyces pombe) yields the protein MTEAEHKIASPPQVEFTSPPPGSPQDPLQQVNMEAVLPGRIGFKVTTAPIAPIGIEQKTGPTETRQKVTRKWSAFKSSPVYKLVDVAEWHIPWLRTLKMVKWRSSNPVIITSITLAVFTDTFLYGIVVPVIPFAFSSQMGVPEDDVQNQISRALALYAAGLVVLSVLTGVVADHMKRRRPVMLFGLLLLIAATAIVCWAKSPGVYDLGRFIQGASGGIVWVSGLAILADASDPDTIGMFMGFPDIGMSLGTFLGPTIGGAVYDRVGYNAVFYVSFGVLGLDVILRLIMLERSDYKRLYPAEFAQEELEKAKKKAEEAEQKRIEEGIDIEDWESTMETEAEPGPSPQAIMWFQVFGRKVWVQIPPIILLLRHPRILVIFFQAVIFGWCVGALDATLPMHLDEIFGFGSLQAGLVMLALAIPSLIGPAVGMMVDKFGVKLFATLGFICACPCFILLRLPDHHNVRQVVLLCALLALLGASLVVLVGPVMTDLASFTAKLEKRRPGFYGKGGGLASAFGIFNVAFSIGIIIGPLQAGATKDRSGWGMMVLSVGLVSVISAIPTFLFSGGYLFSKANKGKTLFQRVFRSPNAWEKEEKAAREEERRRLRMERSKEETGDGGIEKSLGVKEMDMGIDDTT from the coding sequence ATGACTGAAGCAGAGCACAAAATTGCCTCGCCGCCGCAGGTCGAATTCACCAGCCCTCCTCCAGGCTCGCCACAAGACCCTCTCCAACAGGTGAATATGGAGGCTGTTCTTCCTGGCAGGATCGGATTCAAAGTCACCACCGCACCCATCGCCCCTATTGGAATCGAGCAGAAGACAGGCCCTACTGAAACCCGACAGAAAGTTACCCGAAAATGGTCTGCGTTCAAGTCATCTCCTGTTTACAAACTGGTGGATGTTGCAGAATGGCACATTCCATGGCTACGAACGCTCAAAATGGTCAAATGGCGTTCGTCCAACCCGGTTATCATCACTTCCATTACCCTGGCAGTCTTCACCGACACATTCCTTTACGGAATTGTGGTGCCAGTCATTCCCTTTGCATTTTCTTCCCAGATGGGGGTGCCTGAAGACGATGTTCAGAACCAGATTTCCCGTGCCCTGGCGCTTTACGCAGCCGGCCTTGTCGTTCTCTCGGTTCTCACAGGCGTTGTGGCCGACCACATGAAACGCAGACGGCCAGTAATGCTATTTGGACTGCTTCTGTTGATTGCAGCTACAGCAATTGTTTGCTGGGCCAAGTCTCCTGGCGTGTATGATCTCGGTCGATTCATCCAGGGAGCCAGCGGAGGAATTGTGTGGGTGTCCGGACTGGCGATCCTGGCTGATGCCTCGGATCCAGACACGATAGGCATGTTTATGGGCTTCCCAGACATTGGAATGTCATTAGGCACGTTTCTGGGACCAACTATCGGAGGAGCTGTGTACGATAGAGTTGGCTACAACGCTGTATTCTACGTCTCCTTCGGAGTTTTGGGTCTAGATGTCATTTTGCGGTTAATTATGCTGGAGAGATCGGACTACAAGAGACTCTATCCGGCAGAATTTGcccaggaggagctggaaaaggcgaaaaagaaggccgaggaggctgagcaGAAACGTATCGAAGAAGGCATCGATATCGAAGATTGGGAATCGACTATGGAGACCGAAGCTGAACCtggtccttctcctcaggCTATCATGTGGTTCCAGGTGTTTGGAAGAAAGGTGTGGGTTCAGATCCCACCCATTATTCTGCTCCTCAGGCATCCTCGTATCctcgtcatcttcttccaagCAGTCATCTTTGGCTGGTGTGTGGGAGCTCTGGATGCTACCCTACCTATGCATCTGGATGAGATTTTTGGATTCGGGTCTCTACAGGCTGGTCTAGTCATGTTGGCTCTTGCTATCCCTTCCCTGATCGGCCCAGCCGTCGGAATGATGGTTGACAAGTTTGGAGTCAAGTTATTTGCGACTCTGGGTTTCATTTGTGCCTGCCCCTGCTTCATTCTTCTCCGTCTACCCGACCACCACAATGTGAGACAGGTGGTTCTTCTGTGTGCGCTCCTAGCACTTCTGGGAGCCTCTCTTGTTGTATTGGTTGGTCCTGTGATGACCGATCTGGCTTCTTTCACTGCCAAACTCGAAAAGCGACGTCCTGGCTTCTACGGcaaaggaggaggtctgGCTTCTGCTTTTGGTATCTTCAACGTCGCCTTTTCTATCGGTATCATCATTGGACCGCTTCAAGCAGGAGCCACCAAGGACAGAAGTGGCTGGGGAATGATGGTCTTGTCTGTCGGACTTGTTTCTGTCATATCAGCAATCCCTACGTTCCTCTTCTCGGGAGGATacctcttctccaaggCTAACAAGGGCAAGACGCTCTTCCAGCGAGTTTTCCGGTCGCCCAACGCGTgggaaaaggaggagaaggcagctcgagaggaggagcgaaGACGGTTGCGAATGGAAAGGTCTAAGGAGGAAACTGGAGACGGAGGGATAGAGAAGAGTCTGGGTGTGAAGGAGATGGATATGGGAATTGATGACACGACATAG
- a CDS encoding uncharacterized protein (Compare to YALI0E25135g, highly similar to uniprot|P32485 Saccharomyces cerevisiae YLR113w HOG1 ser/thr protein kinase of MAP kinase (MAPK) family) translates to MADFIRTQIFGTCFEITSRYVDLNPVGMGAFGLVCSAKDQLTDQNVAIKKIMKPFGTPVLSKRTYRELKLLKHLRHENLICLSDIFISPLEDIYFVTELLGTDLHRLLMTRPLEKQFIQYFLYQILRGLKYVHSAGVVHRDLKPSNILVNENCDLKICDFGLARIQDTQMTGYVSTRYYRAPEIMLTWQKYDVEVDIWSTGCIFAEMLEGKPLFPGKDHVHQFSIITELLGSPPEDVIHTICSENTLRFVRTLPRRERIPLASKFRNADPEAIDLMEKMLVFDPKKRITAAEALAHPYLAPYHDPSDEPVAEERFDWSFNDADLPVDTWKVMMYSEILDFHNVDIDVNGQPPQGQFEQVHAQAQAAVAQNEAARAREQEQQQQEQQ, encoded by the coding sequence ATGGCGGACTTTATCCGGACCCAGATCTTCGGCACGTGTTTCGAAATCACGTCGCGATACGTGGATCTCAACCCCGTGGGGATGGGAGCCTTTGGTCTCGTGTGTTCGGCCAAGGACCAGCTCACGGACCAGAACGTGGCCATCAAGAAAATCATGAAGCCGTTCGGCACTCCCGTGCTGTCGAAACGGACGTACCGAgagctcaagctgctcaagcacCTGCGCCACGAAAACCTCATTTGCCTGAGCGACATTTTCATCTCGCCGCTGGAAGACATTTACTTTGTCaccgagctgctgggcaCAGACCTGCACCGTCTGCTCATGACCCGGCctctggagaagcagtTCATTCAGTACTTTCTTTACCAGATTCTGCGAGGCCTGAAGTACGTGCACTCTGCCGGTGTGGTCCATCGAGACCTCAAGCCGTCCAACATCCTCGTCAACGAGAACTGCGACCTGAAAATCTGCGACTTTGGCCTTGCCCGAATCCAGGACACCCAGATGACCGGCTACGTGTCGACCCGGTACTACCGAGCGCCTGAAATCATGCTCACGTGGCAGAAGTACGATGTGGAGGTGGATATTTGGTCCACGGGCTGCATCTTCGCCGAGATGCTGGAGGGCAAGCCCCTGTTCCCCGGCAAGGACCACGTGCACCagttctccatcatcaccgagctgctgggctCGCCCCCAGAAGATGTGATTCACACCATCTGCTCGGAAAACACTTTGAGGTTCGTCAGAACTCTGCCCCGGCGAGAACGAATCCCTCTGGCGTCCAAGTTCCGAAACGCCGACCCCGAGGCCATCGATCTCATGGAGAAAATGCTGGTTTTCGACCCCAAAAAGCGAATAACCGCGGCCGAGGCTCTGGCCCACCCTTACTTGGCACCATACCACGACCCCAGCGACGAGCCTGTAGCCGAGGAACGGTTCGACTGGTCGTTCAATGACGCAGACTTGCCGGTGGACACATGGAAGGTGATGATGTACTCGGAGATTCTCGACTTCCACAATGTGGACATTGACGTCAACGGCCAGCCTCCACAGGGCCAGTTTGAGCAGGTCCATGCCCAGGCACAAGCGGCCGTCGCACAGAACGAGGCTGCCAGGGCTAGGgaacaggagcagcagcagcaggagcagcagtaA